From Armatimonadota bacterium, the proteins below share one genomic window:
- a CDS encoding IS30 family transposase, whose translation MSAQITLEERYAIMALKKGRYSIRAIARELGRSASTISRELSRNRRPSGRYDPSVAHSYTVARRRRSRRNTRFSADEWILVEHLVGLDWSPEQVSGWLRLHGMLFISHETIYLRVWHDKQRGGELWRHLRQATKKRYRSYDSRGRLAGKRHISERPAEVETRQVAGHWEIDSIMGNDHGRHSALTLVERKTGYLQMGKLTRHCAAEATAKTVEIIGRQPRCFKTITADNGTEFHSYGLIEQETGVPFYFATPHHSWERGTNENTNGLIRQYLPKRVSMADLAQADLDAIATKLNTRPRKRLGFRTPEECYARA comes from the coding sequence ATGAGTGCCCAGATCACCCTCGAAGAACGATACGCCATCATGGCGCTGAAGAAGGGCCGCTATTCGATCCGCGCAATCGCGCGGGAATTGGGACGTTCGGCTTCCACCATCTCGAGGGAGCTGTCGCGCAACCGGCGGCCATCGGGCCGCTACGATCCTAGCGTGGCGCACTCCTACACCGTCGCGCGCCGTAGACGTTCGCGGCGCAACACCCGCTTCAGCGCGGACGAATGGATACTCGTCGAGCATCTTGTGGGGCTGGACTGGAGCCCCGAGCAGGTCTCGGGGTGGTTGCGGCTGCATGGCATGCTCTTCATCAGCCACGAGACGATCTACCTGCGCGTGTGGCACGACAAGCAGCGCGGTGGCGAGCTGTGGCGACACCTGAGGCAGGCGACCAAGAAGCGCTACCGCAGCTACGATTCGCGCGGAAGACTCGCAGGTAAACGGCACATATCGGAGCGGCCGGCAGAGGTCGAGACCCGGCAGGTCGCCGGCCACTGGGAGATCGACTCGATCATGGGCAACGACCACGGGCGCCACTCAGCGCTCACGCTGGTCGAGCGAAAGACGGGCTACCTGCAGATGGGCAAGCTCACCCGCCACTGCGCGGCCGAGGCCACCGCCAAGACCGTCGAGATCATCGGACGCCAGCCGCGCTGCTTCAAGACAATCACCGCAGACAACGGCACCGAGTTCCACAGCTACGGGCTCATCGAGCAGGAAACGGGCGTGCCGTTCTACTTCGCGACCCCGCACCATTCCTGGGAGCGCGGCACCAACGAGAACACCAACGGGCTGATCCGTCAGTACCTGCCGAAGCGAGTGAGCATGGCCGATCTCGCGCAAGCGGATCTCGACGCTATCGCCACCAAGCTCAACACCAGGCCGAGGAAGCGATTGGGCTTCAGGACACCGGAGGAGTGCTATGCACGAGCGTAG